A DNA window from Peromyscus leucopus breed LL Stock chromosome 3, UCI_PerLeu_2.1, whole genome shotgun sequence contains the following coding sequences:
- the Fancd2os gene encoding FANCD2 opposite strand protein isoform X2, translating to MRPLLWSVQSVWSSVGLSMAGYQLWSPWTPLDESFQWLRHTTPTPCSKHPFRASPCFPHTPSDLEVQLCFQEVTLVLDSPLVAPGESPRLPRHTSELRAVTNKKGLVRKPQPVRLKGVDSVFGRVITAQPPKWTGTFRVSDKSAFCKIISREHQWPTGLKEPQIQMTVTMCKQMLRSILLLYSTYKKCTFALQHSK from the exons ATGCGGCCACTACTCTGGAGCGTGCAATCCGTGTGGAGTTCAGTAG GACTGTCAATGGCAGGATACCAGCTCTGGTCACCATGGACCCCACTGGATGAGAGCTTCCAATGGCTGCGGCACACAACACCTACCCCTTGCTCCAAACACCCTTTTAGGGCCTCTCCTTGCTTCCCACACACCCCTTCTGACCTTGAGGTGCAGTTGTGCTTTCAAGAAGTCACTCTCGTCCTAGACAGCCCACTTGTGGCACCTGGAGAGAGCCCCAGGTTACCCCGTCACACCTCAGAGCTCCGAGCAGTGACTAACAAGAAAGGACTTGTGAGGAAGCCCCAGCCAGTCCGTCTCAAGGGAGTAGATTCTGTTTTCGGTAGGGTCATCACAGCCCAGCCCCCCAAGTGGACTGGAACCTTCAGAGTTTCAGACAAATCAGCCTTCTGCAAAATTATCAGCAGGGAACACCAGTGGCCCACTGGACTCAAGGAGCCTCAGATCCAGATGACAGTGACTATGTGCAAACAGATGCTCCGCTCCATCCTCCTGCTCTACTCGACGTACAAGAAGTGCACCTTTGCCCTGCAGCACTCCAAGTAG
- the Fancd2os gene encoding FANCD2 opposite strand protein isoform X1: MVMVGPGPGSHRCPGLGQGRVAPASGEGLAGGQACSPSTPAARDLFTVPEDFSCTLALPSPFPGLSMAGYQLWSPWTPLDESFQWLRHTTPTPCSKHPFRASPCFPHTPSDLEVQLCFQEVTLVLDSPLVAPGESPRLPRHTSELRAVTNKKGLVRKPQPVRLKGVDSVFGRVITAQPPKWTGTFRVSDKSAFCKIISREHQWPTGLKEPQIQMTVTMCKQMLRSILLLYSTYKKCTFALQHSK; this comes from the exons ATGGTGATGGTGGGTCCGGGCCCGGGCTCCCACCGCTGTCCCGGCCTCGGGCAGGGCCGTGTGGCTCCCGCTTCGGGGGAGGGACTTGCAGGGGGACAAGCCTGTTCTCCAAGCACTCCAGCAGCTCGGGATCTTTTCACAGTTCCCGAGGACTTCAGCTGCACTTTGGCGCTGCCTTCCCCTTTCCCAG GACTGTCAATGGCAGGATACCAGCTCTGGTCACCATGGACCCCACTGGATGAGAGCTTCCAATGGCTGCGGCACACAACACCTACCCCTTGCTCCAAACACCCTTTTAGGGCCTCTCCTTGCTTCCCACACACCCCTTCTGACCTTGAGGTGCAGTTGTGCTTTCAAGAAGTCACTCTCGTCCTAGACAGCCCACTTGTGGCACCTGGAGAGAGCCCCAGGTTACCCCGTCACACCTCAGAGCTCCGAGCAGTGACTAACAAGAAAGGACTTGTGAGGAAGCCCCAGCCAGTCCGTCTCAAGGGAGTAGATTCTGTTTTCGGTAGGGTCATCACAGCCCAGCCCCCCAAGTGGACTGGAACCTTCAGAGTTTCAGACAAATCAGCCTTCTGCAAAATTATCAGCAGGGAACACCAGTGGCCCACTGGACTCAAGGAGCCTCAGATCCAGATGACAGTGACTATGTGCAAACAGATGCTCCGCTCCATCCTCCTGCTCTACTCGACGTACAAGAAGTGCACCTTTGCCCTGCAGCACTCCAAGTAG